ATACAGGACCATTCCACCATCAGCAAATATCGTAACTCCCGTCACATAGCTTGCTTCTTGAGACAGCAACCAAGCTACAGGAGCAGCAATTTGTTCTGGTCTTCCAATTTGCCGTGAAGGAATTTTGTTCAATATTTGCTCAGTAATCTGCGGATCACTGAGTAATTTACCGTTCATAGGCGTATCAATTGCTCCAGGAGCAACGGCATTAATCCGAATTCCTCGATCGGCATATTCACGTGCTAATGATTCCGTTAATAGCTTTAATCCACCTTTGGACGAAGCATAATGTACATATTGGGGCTTAGGAATCTGTTGATGCACGCTGGATACATTCACAATACTTCCCTGCATATCTTTCTTCAGGAGATATTTGATCGTTTCTTGGCATCCTAGGAATGTTCCGCGCAGATTCACATCCATGATCCGATTCCACTCATCTACTGGTAATTGCTCCGATGGATATTGGGACTGTACCCCTGCATTATTAACAATTCCATGTAATGTTCCGAAATGACCTACCGCCACATCAACTAATTTTTTGGCAGTATCGACTTGTCCTACATCCCCTTGGCACGCAATACCTTGTCCGCCTGAAGCTTCAATAAGCGCAATCGCTTCCTCGGCTAAAACTTTACTTTGATCACTAGCAAAATTGATAACGACTTTGCATTTTTCTTTGCCCAAGCGAAGCGCAATCCCTCTACCAATACCTTGCGCTGCACCTGTGACAACAAACACCTTTCCCTGTAAATCGTCAAACATAGGAACATCTCCTTACACTACGTCGTATGACTTCCATTCATCAAGCTACTCCATGATAATGTCAATGCAAAGGTCTTTGTCTGCTGCGCCTTGATCTCAATGGCTTCACCACGTTGGATCGATTCCTGCAACCCCGCTTCATGTGAAGCCGAATTCGGTTCTACGCCCATGACATAACAGGCCCCATAGAATGGATAGTTTTGAAGACCGTTAAATTCTTGCCACAACCACAGGTTTGGCATCATCTCTACATCCCATTCTACACGTACACGTAAATCTATTTTATCATTTATTATCGTATAGCATCCCATCGTCAACTCTTTTAGAATCGCAAAATCTGTGGCTTTACCTGAAGGAACTTGACCAAGATCACAAGCAAGATCTTCGATCGGCCATGAAAACACACCTTTCTTCAAACGAGATAATTCCGAATCCCGCTCATACGATTCGACCGATCTCGCAGGTACTTCAAGCCGTGTTCCAGGTCCAATGAATGGCGCACCGAACGCGATATGCTGTCCCCATTCGGCATACAAATCTTGCTGCCCCTGATTCATAACGGATTCCTTCAACCCAATACATTGTTCTACTTCGTCTATCGTTACAATTCGTTCCATCGCATAGGGTGATTTATAGAGTCGTGTGGAAAATATGATCTGAACCTTTGTATCCGTTACTTCTCCAAGCTTATATGCCCAGGGTATCTGACAAGCCTCTCCGTGGAAGTTATGCATAACTCCATAGTTATAGCTCTCTTCTCCTGCATTGGGGAATAAAATTTGCCAGCCCCCAGGGTAGCCTTGTAACCAGCGCTCCTTAGACGTATGACAGAAATCAATGCGATTCCCTAGCTTGGAGATTCCCCAAGGGCTTTCCCATAATATATTGGTTTGATCAATACATATTTTATAAATATCTCCACCTTTCTCTGGCAGAAACTCTACGATCAATCCATTACCCACGACTTGTAAGACGTCCATCTGACCAGGGCTTGAAATGGTTCGAATGTCCATCTTACAGGATTCCGAACTTCTCGAACACCTCGGATACTTTCATCCCCTGCAAAATATGCTCACGAACCATATTCTCCCCGTTCACCTTCTCGAATGCTTTTGCAATCACTTCATCCTCGACTTCCTTCGGTACGACAACAATACCATCTATATCTCCGAAAATAAGATCACCTGGCTGAATCTGTACGTCACCAATTTTGATCGGCACATCAAAATCAATCACCTCATTGCGGGCATAAGAATCGGTTGGACGCGTCCCCTTTACAAATACAGGGAACCCTAATTGTTTGATTTTCTTTACATCACGGCACAAACCATCAATAACAGCACCTCTCCCGCCAGCGACCATCGTCGCAGTCGACATTAACTCACCGAAGAAAGCAGATCGCTCGGAACCCCCGACATCACCAACAAAAACTTCACCAGGTTGTATACCATCTAGCACTTCAATTTGCTTCTTATAGGCTTGAGCCGGTTTACGAGAGACGTCTGCTACTTGAACCGTTTTGGCGTAACCGCATACAACCATATCCGGGTCTAGGGGACGAATATGCTGTGGTAGTGCCTGGTTTCGTAGCTCTAGGCTATCCAAAATATCAGATATGACGGCAGAATATAGCTTTTCTTGCAATTGATCTAAATAGGCTTGATTTTTCATATGATTCATCCCTTTTCTATAATATTCATGCTCTTATTCTTGTTCAACTTGACGCATAATGGCACGCATATAACCTAACGCATACGCCATCCCTGCATGCCAAGGCGCATCGCAAGTCATTAATGGCGTATGATCGGGTATGAGTACACCTTTAAACTGATGCTTCTTCAATAAACGTAATGCTTTCAACATATCGATATCACCTTCATCGACAAAAACCTCTGTGTAATGAGGCACCTTCCCCTTTACATTACGAAAATGAACATATGAAATTTTATCCTGTGAAGCATATTGGTCAATCGCTTCATACACATTTCCGCTCACCATTTCTTGAATAGAGCCCATACAGAACTCAATCGAATTACTTTGGCTAGGAACAAGGTCTATCATTTTCTGATATTTATCAGGTTCATTCACTAATCGAGCATGTTGGCGGATTTGAGGCATCGGCGGATCATCTGGGTGTAATGCTAATTTGACCCCAGCTTCTTCCGCAACAGGCAGAACACGTTCTAGAAAATAGGCCAACCGATCCCAGATTTCTTGCTCCGAGGTTGGTGGGAGATATCCTTTATCTAATAAACTCGCATCATACGTCATATTCCACACCTGACCCAGAGGGATTGGATTATCTAACTCATTACTCTCGGGATGAAACGTGGATGTTAGCGCTCCTCCTCGTGCAGATGGCTTTTGAATATGTCCCCACACACCAGCAATACTGAAGTTATATCCGATTACAGGGACCCCTGCCCGGCCTACATTCCGTATGATCTGCTTAATATGTTCAATTTGTTCGTCGCGTTTTGGGCCAGCAAGTAACACATCATACCAATCCGATGGATTAAAATTTTCAATCGCTGCGAACTCAAGTCCTTCTTGATTAAGCTCTTCTTTTAATTTCACAAGATTCTCA
The window above is part of the Paenibacillus sp. FSL K6-0276 genome. Proteins encoded here:
- a CDS encoding glucose 1-dehydrogenase encodes the protein MFDDLQGKVFVVTGAAQGIGRGIALRLGKEKCKVVINFASDQSKVLAEEAIALIEASGGQGIACQGDVGQVDTAKKLVDVAVGHFGTLHGIVNNAGVQSQYPSEQLPVDEWNRIMDVNLRGTFLGCQETIKYLLKKDMQGSIVNVSSVHQQIPKPQYVHYASSKGGLKLLTESLAREYADRGIRINAVAPGAIDTPMNGKLLSDPQITEQILNKIPSRQIGRPEQIAAPVAWLLSQEASYVTGVTIFADGGMVLYP
- a CDS encoding DUF4432 family protein; translated protein: MDIRTISSPGQMDVLQVVGNGLIVEFLPEKGGDIYKICIDQTNILWESPWGISKLGNRIDFCHTSKERWLQGYPGGWQILFPNAGEESYNYGVMHNFHGEACQIPWAYKLGEVTDTKVQIIFSTRLYKSPYAMERIVTIDEVEQCIGLKESVMNQGQQDLYAEWGQHIAFGAPFIGPGTRLEVPARSVESYERDSELSRLKKGVFSWPIEDLACDLGQVPSGKATDFAILKELTMGCYTIINDKIDLRVRVEWDVEMMPNLWLWQEFNGLQNYPFYGACYVMGVEPNSASHEAGLQESIQRGEAIEIKAQQTKTFALTLSWSSLMNGSHTT
- a CDS encoding RraA family protein, with protein sequence MKNQAYLDQLQEKLYSAVISDILDSLELRNQALPQHIRPLDPDMVVCGYAKTVQVADVSRKPAQAYKKQIEVLDGIQPGEVFVGDVGGSERSAFFGELMSTATMVAGGRGAVIDGLCRDVKKIKQLGFPVFVKGTRPTDSYARNEVIDFDVPIKIGDVQIQPGDLIFGDIDGIVVVPKEVEDEVIAKAFEKVNGENMVREHILQGMKVSEVFEKFGIL
- a CDS encoding mannonate dehydratase; translated protein: MRLGIGLYRHMLHTDYYRFAKQAGCEAVVVHLVNYYGDIDDEGLPSTDGQRNYGVARLNDPIWEYENLVKLKEELNQEGLEFAAIENFNPSDWYDVLLAGPKRDEQIEHIKQIIRNVGRAGVPVIGYNFSIAGVWGHIQKPSARGGALTSTFHPESNELDNPIPLGQVWNMTYDASLLDKGYLPPTSEQEIWDRLAYFLERVLPVAEEAGVKLALHPDDPPMPQIRQHARLVNEPDKYQKMIDLVPSQSNSIEFCMGSIQEMVSGNVYEAIDQYASQDKISYVHFRNVKGKVPHYTEVFVDEGDIDMLKALRLLKKHQFKGVLIPDHTPLMTCDAPWHAGMAYALGYMRAIMRQVEQE